The Streptomyces laurentii region TGAGGTGGTGGACCTCGGGGTACGCGGCGGGGGCGTACGGTCCGTGCTCGCGCATGAACCGGTTCACCAGGCCGCGGGCCGGACGCCCGGAGAAGGCCCGGGTCAGCTCGGTACGGGTGAACAGGCCGGTGAGGTCCGGATCGGTCAGGGCCCGCTTGTGCAGCGGGTGCGCGCCGGACTCGGGGCAGACGAGGAACGCGGTGCCGAGCTGCGCCGCGTCGGCGCCCGCCGCGAGGACGGCGGCGATCTGCCGGCCGCGCATGATCCCGCCGGCGGCGACGATCGGCAGCCGGACCTGCTCCCGTACCTCGGTGACCAGCGGCAGCAGTCCGCTGCCGCTGCCCGCGGACGGGCCGTCGGCGGGGTCGTCGCGGTGGGTGCCCTGGTGCCCGCCCGCCTCGGTGCCCTGCACGCAGACGGCGGCGGCCCCGGCCCGTTCGGCCGTCCGGGCCTCCTCGGCGGAGGTGACGGTGACGATCGTGTACGTGCCGGCCCGGGCGAACGCGTCGAGCACGTCACGGTCGGGGCAGCCGAAGGTGAAGGAGACGACCGGCACCGGGTCGTCGAGGAGGATCGCCAGCTTGGCGTCGTACGCGTCGTCCCGGCCCTGCTCGGGATCGCCCAGCTCCGTCCCGTACCAGCCGGCCTCGCCCGCCAGCTGGTGCCGGTAGACCTCGACGGCGGCCGGGTCGGCCGGCTGGTCGACGGGCGGCATGAACAGGTTGACCCCGAAGGGCCGCGCGGTCTGCCCGCGGACCTGCTTGATCTCCTGGTAGAGCCCGCCGGCGGTCTTGTACCCGCCGGCCAGGAACCCGAGCGCGCCCGCCCCGCACACGGCGCCGACGAGATCGGGGCAGGAGCCGCCACCGGCCATGGGGGCCTGCACGATCGGATACCGGGAGAGATCGTTCAGAGCGGTGGACATGCGGGCATCGTTTCATGCCGCCGCGAGGCCGCCGAATCAACGGGCGAGACCGGGCGGATACGCCGGAGGGGCGGCCCGCACCCTGTGCGGACCGCCCCTCGGACGTGGAACCACGGACTCGGCGCCCCGTGAAGGGCATCCGGCCTACCGCCCGTTGAAGGCATCCTTCAGGCGCGAGAAGAGGCCCTGCTGCCCGGGCTGGAACTGCCCCGTGGGCCGCTCCTCGCCGCGCAGCTTGGACAGTTCGCGCAGCAGTCGCTCCTGCTCGGCGTCGAGCTTCGTCGGGGTCTGGACCTCGACGTGCACGATCAGGTCGCCGCGGCCGTTGCCGCGCAGGTGCGTGACACCGCGGCCGTGCAGCGGGATCGACTGGCCGGACTGGGTGCCCGGCCGGATGTCGATGTCCTCGACTCCGTCGAGCGTCGTCAGTGGCACCTTGGTGCCGAGCGCGCCCGCCGTCATCGGGATGGTCACCGTGCAGTGCAGGTCGTCGCCGCGCCGCTGGAAGACCTCGTGCGGAAGCTCGTGGATCTCGACGTACAGGTCGCCGGCGGGGCCGCCGCCGGGGCCGACCTCGCCCTCGCCCGCGAGCTGGATGCGGGTGCCGTTGTCGACACCGGCGGGGATCTTGACCGTGAGGGTACGGCGCGAGCGGACCCGGCCGTCGCCCGCGCACTCGGGGCACGGGGTCGGGACGACGGTGCCGAAGCCCTGGCACTGCGGGCACGGGCGCGAGGTCATGACCTGGCCCAGGAAGGACCGGGTGACCTGGGAGACCTCGCCGCGGCCGCGGCACATGTCACAGGTCTGCGCCGAGGTGCCGGGCGCGGCACCCTCGCCGGAGCACGTGGTGCAGACGACGGCCGTGTCGACCTGGATGTCCTTCGTGGTGCCGAAGGTCGCCTCGTCGAGGGTGATCTCCAGGCGGATCATCGCGTCCTGGCCGCGCCGGGTGCGCGAGCGCGGGCCGCGCTGGGACGCCGTACCGAAGAAGGCGTCCATGATGTCCGAGAAGTTCCCGAAGCCGCCCGCGCCGAAGCCGCCGGCCCCGCCACCGCCGCCGGAGGCGGACAGGGGGTCGCCGCCGAGGTCGTAGACCTGCTTCTTCTGCGGGTCGGAGAGCACCTCGTAAGCGGCGTTGATCTCCTTGAACCGCTCCTGGGTCTTCGGGTCCGGGTTCACGTCCGGGTGGAGCTCACGGGCAAGACGGCGGAAAGCCTTCTTGATCTCGTCCTGTGAAGCGTCGCGGCGCACGCCGAGTACGGCGTAGTAGTCCGTGGCCACTTACGACTCCGCCAGGATCTGTCCGACGTAACGTGCCACTGCGCGTACCGCTCCCATCGTTCCGGGGTAGTCCATGCGGGTCGGTCCGACCACGCCGAGTTTGGCGACTGCCTCGCCGCCCGAACCGTAGCCGACCGAGACGACGGATGTGGACGTGAGGCCCTCATGGACGTTCTCATGCCCGATCCGTACGGTCATGCCCGATTCCTTGGCCTCGCCGAGCAGCTTGAGGAGCACGACCTGCTCCTCGAGAGCTTCCAGGACGGGCCTGATCGTCAGGGGGAAGTCGTGCCCGAAGCGGGTCAGATTGGCGGTACCGCCGATCATGAGCCGTTCCTCGCGCTGTTCGACGAGGGTTTCGAGCAGGGTGGCGAGCACGGTGGAGACCGTGCCGCGGTCCTCCACGTCCTCGAAGGACTCCGGGAGATCCTGCACCAGCTGCGGCACGTCCGCGAAACGGCGGCCGACGACCTGGCTGTTGAGCCGGGCCCGCAGATCGGCGAGAGGCGTCTCGCCGAACGGCGCCGGAAGGTCGACGACGCGCTGCTCGACCCGGCCGGTGTCGGTGATGAGTACGAGCATCAGCCGGGCGGGCGCCAGCGAGAGCAGCTCCACATGCCGCACCGTCGAACGGGTCAGCGAGGGGTACTGCACGACGGCGACCTGCCGGGTCAGCTGCGCGAGCAGCCGGACCGTGCGGGCGACGACGTCGTCGAGGTCGACGGCGCTGTCGAGGAAGCTGTGGATCGCCCGCCGCTCGGGGGTCGAGAGCGGCTTGACGCCGGCCAGACGGTCGACGAAGAGGCGATAGCCCTTGTCCGTGGGGATGCGGCCGGCACTGGTGTGAGGCTGGGCGATGTAGCCCTCGTCCTCCAGGACCGCCATGTCGTTGCGCACGGTGGCGGGCGACACGCCGAGCTTGTGGCGCTCGGTCAGCGCCTTGGAGCCGACCGGCTCCTCCGTGCCGACGTAGTCCTGGACGATCGCGCGCAGCACTTCGAGTCTGCGTTCGCTGAGCATCGCGCGCACCTCCAGCTGTCGTTCCGGTTCCGCTTGCTCCGCTTTTGGCACTCGCCCTGTTCGAGTGCCAGGAATCCACCCGCAAGTGTAAGGCGGCGGACATCGCTCCTGGCAAGGAGGCGGGCTGGGCGCCCTTCGAACGGTTAGCGTCCCGCCATGGACATGGACTGGGAATCGTGCGGCTGGGAACGGCTCGGCGAGGGGGTCGGACGGCGCCGGCTGCCGGGCTGGGACGCCACGGTGGGCCTGGTGACGGGACGAAACGGGGTACTGCTCTACGACACGGGCTCGACCCTCGCCGAGGGGGCCGAACTGCGGGCGCGGGTGACCTCGCTCACGGGCGGGCGGAGCGTGACGCATGTCGCACTCGGCCACCCACACTTCGACCACGTGTTCGGCACCGCGGCGTTCCCGGAAGCCGAGGTCCACGGAGCCGCGGGCCTCGCCGAACTGCTCCGGCGGGAAGCGGACGATCTACGGTCGGACGCCGTACGCCACGGGGTGGACCCGGAGGCCGCGACCGCCGCGGCGACGTCGCTGATCGCCCCCGGACACGAGGTCTCCGGCGAACTCACCCTCGACCTGGGCGGCCGGCCCGTCGTACTGGCGAACGTGGGGCCCGGCCACACCCGCCACGACCTGGCCGTCCTCGTGCCCGGCACTCCGCCTGTGCTCTTCTGCGGCGACCTGGTCGAGGAGTCCGGCGAACCGCAGGCGGGCCCGGACGCGGTCCCCACCGAGTGGCCGGCCGCCATGGACCGGCTGCTGGCGCTGGGCGGCGAGGACGCGCTGTACGTGCCGGGGCACGGGGCGGTGGTGGACGCCGGGTTCGTACGACGCCAGCGCGAGGAACTGGCACGGCGCGCCTCGGTGTCGTAGCGTCGCCGAAATGCGCAGCTACAACCCCGATCTGACGCCCCCTTGGAAGCGTTCGGCACCCGTGCCGGAGGTCCCGGCGGACCGTGATCTGGTCGTCGAGGAGGTCGGAACGGGTTTCTGCGGGGCGGTGATCCGCTGCGAGGCGGGCACGGTGACCCTGGAGGACCGTTTCGGCAAGCACCGGGTCTTCCCGATGGAGCCGCGCGGCTTCCTCATCGACGGCCGTCCGGTCACCCTGGTCCGCCCCGCCGGGCCCGCGCCGGCCCGCCCCACCCGCACGGCGTCCGGCTCGGTCGCGGTCCCGGGCGCGCGGGCCCGGGTCGCGCGGGCGGGCCGCATCTACGTCGAGGGCCGCCACGACGCCGAACTGGTCGAACGGGTGTGGGGCGACGACCTGCGGATCGAGGGCGTCGTCGTGGAGTACCTGGAGGGCGTCGACGACCTCCCGAGCATCGTCGCCGACTTCGCCCCGGCCCCGGACGCCCGCCTCGGCGTCCTGGTCGACCACCTGGTCCCGGGCTCGAAGGAGTCCCGCATCGCGGCCCAGGTCTCCTCCCTGGACGTCCTGGTCGTCGGCCACCCGTACATCGACGTCTGGGAGGCCGTGAAGCCGTCCTCGGTGGGCATCCCCGCCTGGCCCACGGTCCCTCGTGGCCAGGACTGGAAGACGGGCGTCTGCCACGCCCTGAACTGGCCCCCGAACACGGGCGCGGCCTGGCAGCACATCCTCTCCCGGGTCCACTCCTACAAGGACCTGGAACCGGCGTTGCTGGGCCGCGTGGAGGAACTGATCGACTTCGTCACGGCCCCCTAGCCCCCACTTTCTCTGCCCCGCCCTCCCCCTCCCCGGCCCTCGCGCCACCCACCACAAACCAGCGCACCGCCCCGGACCCGCGCCCCACTCCCCGGCGCGCCCGCACCACCGCACCCCGCACCGCAGCGCGCAGCGCCCCGCGCCCCCCGTCAGTCCACCAGGTCCCGCACCACCGCGTCCGCCAGCAACCGCCCCCGCAGCGTCAGCACCGCCCGCCCCGCCTCGTACGCCTCCCGCTCCAGCAGCCCGTCCCCGAGCGCCCGCTCGGCGGCTCCGCGCCCGGCCGGCTTGAGCAGGTCCAGTTCGACGCCTTCGCGCAGCCGCAGTTCCAGGAGCACCCGCTCGACCCGCCGGTCCTCGTCGGTGAGGATTTCCCGCCCGGCACCGGGCGACCGTCCTTCTCCGAGGGCCGCCGCGTACGCGCCGGGGTGTTTCACGTTCCACCAGCGGACGCCGCCGACGTGGCTGTGGGCGCCGGGCCCGGCGCCCCACCAGTCGGCGCCGCGCCAGTACAGCTCGTTGTGGAGGCAGCGGCCGGCGTCGGTGGTGGCCCAGTTGGACACCTCGTACCACTGGTAGCCGGCCTGTGCGAGGACGTCGTCGGCGATGAGGTACCGGTCGGCGTGGACGTCGTCGTCGGTCATGGGTATCTCGCCGCGCCGGATGCGCCGGGCGAGCTGGGTGCCTTCTTCGACGATGAGGGCGTAGGCGCTGATGTGGTCGGGTCCGGCGCCGATGGCCGCGTCGAGGGAGGCCCGCCAGTCGTCGTCGGTTTCGCCGGGGGTGCCGTAGATGAGGTCGAGGTTGACGTGGTCGAAGCCGGCGGCGCGGGCTTCGGCGACGCAGGCTTCGGGGCGGCCGGGGGTGTGGCTGCGGTCGAGGATCTTGAGGACGTGCTGCCGGGCGCTCTGCATGCCGAAGGAGATGCGGTTGAAGCCGCCGGCCCGCAGTTCGGCGAGGTAGGCCGGGTCGACGGATTCCGGGTTGGCCTCGGTGGTGACTTCGGCGTCGTCGGCGAGTCCGAATTCATCGCGGATCGCGGCGAGCATCCGGACGAGGTCGGCGGCGGGCAGCAGGGTGGGCGTGCCGCCGCCGACGAAGACGGTCCGGACGGGGCGCGGGTCGTCGCCGAGGGTCTTGCGGGCGAGCCGTATCTCCTCGGTGACCTGGCCCGCGTAGTTCTCGCGGGAGGCGAGCACGCCGCCCGCACCGCGCAGTTCGCTCGCGGTGTAGGTGTTGAAGTCGCAGTAGCCGCAGCGGGTGGCGCAGTACGGCACGTGCAGATAGAAGCCGAGCGGTCGCTCCCCCGCACCGTCCAGGGCGTGCGCGGGAAGCGCTCCGTCCTCGGGCATGGGGTCACCATCGGGCAGTACGGAAGGCATGCCGCCATTGTCCCGTACTGCCCGTGGCGCGCTCCAGCCCTGTGGATAACTTCACGTCGGAGCCGAAGCCCGCAGGTCACACCGCGGGCCGTACCTCAGGTCACGCCTCCCGCGCGCCCGCGTACATGTCCTCGATCAGGTGCTGGTAGGTCCGCTCGACGACCGGCCGCTTCATCTTGAGGCTCGGGGTCAGCTCGCCGTGCTCGACGTCGAGGTCGCGCGGCAGCAGCCGGAACTTCTTGATCGTCTGCCAGCGCTGCAGGCCCTCGTTGAGGCGGGTGACGTAGCCCTCGATGAGCTTCTCGGTCTGCGGGGCGGCGACGACCTCCGCGTATGTCTTGCCGCCGAGGCCGTGCTCGGCGGCCCAGCCGAGGAGGGAGGGCTCGTCGAGGGCGATGAGCGCGGTGCAGTAGTTCCGGTCCGCGCCGAGGACGACCATGTTGGAGACGAACGGGCAGACGGCCTTGAACTGGCCCTCGACCTCGGTGGGCGCGATGTACTTGCCGCCGGAGGTCTTGAACAGGTCCTTCTTGCGGTCGGTGATCCGCAGGTAGCCGTCGTTGGACAGTTCGCCGATGTCGCCGGTGTGGAACCAGCCGTCCGGCTCCAGGACCTCGGCGGTCTTGTCCGGCAGGCCGTGGTAGCCCTCCATGATGCCGGGGCTGCGCAGCAGGATCTCGCCGTCGTCGGCGATGCGGACCTCGGTGCCGGGCAGCGGCTTGCCGACGGTGCCGGTGCGGTAGGCCTCGCCGGGGTTGACGAAGGACGCGGCGGAGGACTCGGTGAGGCCGTAGCCCTCCAGGATGTGGATGCCGGCGCCGGAGAAGAAGTAGCCGATCTCGGGGGCGAGGGCGACGGAGCCGGAGACGGCGGCGCGCAGCCGGCCGCCGAAGGCCTCGCGCAGCTTCGAGTAGACGAGCGCGTCGGCGACCTTGTGCTTGGCGGTGAGGCCGAAGGGCGCGGTGGCGGAACCGGTGCGGCGGAAGTTGTCCTGGGTGACCTTGGCGTATTCGCGGGCGACGCCGGCCGCCCACTGGAAGATCTTGTACTTGGCCCCGCCGCCTTCGCGGGCCTTGGCGGCGACGCCGTTGTAGACCTTCTCGAAGATGCGCGGGACGGCGGCCATGTAGGTGGGCTGTACGACCGGCAGGTTGACGATGATCTTGTCGATACGGCCGTCGACGGCGGTGACGTGCCCGATCTCGATCTGCCCGGAGGTCAGGACCTTGCCGAAGACGTGGGCCAGCGGCAGCCACAGGTACTGGATGTCCTCGCTGGTCAGCAGGCCGGTGGCGGCGATGGCCTTGGCCATGTACGACCAGCTGTCGTGGCGCAGGCGGACGCCCTTGGGGCGGCCGGTGGTGCCCGAGGTGTAGATGAGGGTGGCGAGCTGGTCGGAGGTGAGGGCGGCGACCCGCTCCTTGACGATCTCCGGGTGACGCTCCAGATAGGCCGTGCCGCGCGCCTCCAGGTCGGCGAGGGTCAGCACCCAGTCGTCGGAGGTGTCGGCGCCCTCGGGGTCGATGACGACGACGTGGTGGAGCTGGGGCAGATCGGCGCGGCGTTCGACGGCCTTGGCGAGCTGCTCGGCGTTCTCCGCGATGAGGACGCGGGAGTCGGAGTCGGAGAGGATGAACGCCGACTCCTCGGCGTTGGTCTGCGGGTAGACGGTGGTGACGGCGGCACCGGCGCACATGACGCCGAGGTCGGCGAGGATCCACTCGACCCGGGTGGCGGAGGCGAGGGCGACCCGCTCCTCGGGCGCGACCCCGAGGTCGATGAGACCGGCGGCGATGGCGTGGACACGGGTGGCGGCCTCGGCCCAGCTGAGCGACTTCCAGTCGTCGGGGCCCTGGCCGGAGGCGGCGGGGACCGGGTAGCGGTAGGCCTCCGCATCCGGGGTCCGCTCGACGCGCTCCAGGAAGAGCGCCGCCACGGACGGCGGCCGGTTCTCGATCAGGGTCTGTGTGTCGCTCACGACGTCCTCCGGGCGGCGGCGGTGCGGTCAGGCGGGGCGCTGCGGGCAGGGGGACGCGCGCAGCGCGGGCGGCAGCGCGGGCAGGCGCTGCGTAACTAACTCACGAGTAACCTTCGAGCGGCTTCAGGGTAGAGGCCCGGGGACGGGTGCGTAAGGGCTTGCTTATAACGAACGGGTCTGCGCACCGGCGGTGCGCAGACCCGTTCGTGGCGGAGCGAGGGTTACTTCTTCGGCTTGGCGGCCGAGGAGTCGTCGCTCGACAGGACGGCGATGAAGGCCTCCTGCGGGACCTCCACGGAGCCGACCATCTTCATCCGCTTCTTGCCTTCCTTCTGCTTCTCCAGCAGCTTCCGCTTACGGGAGATGTCGCCGCCGTAGCACTTGGCGAGGACGTCCTTGCGGATGGCGCGGATGGTCTCGCGGGCGATGACCCGGGCGCCGATCGCGGCCTGGACGGGCACCTCGAAGCTCTGCCGCGGGATGAGCTCCTTGAGCTTGGCGACGAGCCGGACGCCGTACGCGTACGCCTGGTCCTTGTGCGTGATCGCCGAGAAGGCGTCCACCTTGTCGCCGTGCAGCAGGATGTCGACCTTGACCAGGGAGCTGCTCTGCTCGCCGGTGGGCTCGTAGTCGAGCGAGGCGTAGCCGCGGGTCTTGGACTTCAGCTGGTCGAAGAAGTCGAAGACGATCTCGGCCAGCGGCAGGGTGTAGCGGATCTCGACCCGGTCCTCGGAGAGGTAGTCCATGCCGAGCATGGTGCCGCGCCGGGTCTGGCACAGCTCCATGATCGAGCCGATGAACTCGGAGGGGGCGAGGATCGTGGCGCGCACGACCGGCTCGTACACCTCGTCGATCTTGCCCTCGGGGAACTCGCTCGGGTTGGTGACCGTGTGCTCGCCGCCGTCCTCCATGACCACGCGGTAGACCACGTTGGGGGCGGTGGCGATGAGGTCCAGGCCGAACTCGCGCTCCAGCCGCTCGCGGATCACGTCGAGGTGGAGCAGGCCGAGGAAGCCGACGCGGAAGCCGAAGCCGAGCGCGGCGGAGGTCTCCGGCTCGTACACCAGGGCGGCGTCGTTGAGCTGGAGCTTGTCGAGGGCCTCGCGCAGCTCGGGGTAGTCCGAGCCGTCCAGCGGATACAGACCGGAGAAGACCATCGGCTTCGGGTCCTTGTAACCGCCCAGGGCCTCTTCGGCGCCCTTGCTCTGGGAGGTGATCGTGTCACCGACCTTGGACTGGCGGACGTCCTTCACACCGGTGATCAGGTAGCCCACCTCGCCGACGCCGAGGCCGTCGGCCGGCAGCATCTCGGGCGAGTTGGTGCCGATCTCGAGGAGCTCGTGGGTGGCGCCGGTCGACATCATCCTGATGCGCTCGCGCTTGTTGAGCTGGCCGTCGACGACACGGACGTACGTGACGACACCGCGGTACGAGTCGTACACCGAGTCGAAGATCATCGCGCGGGCCGGGGCGTCGGCGACGCCGACGGGGGCCGGGACGTCGCGGACGACGCGGTCGAGCAGCGCGTCGACGCCCATGCCGGTCTTCGCGGAGACCTTGAGGACGTCCTCCGGCTGGCAGCCGATGAGGTTGGCCAGCTCCTCGGCGAACTTCTCCGGCTGGGCGGCCGGCAGGTCGATCTTGTTGAGGACCGGAACGATGGTGAGGTCGTTCTCCATGGCCAGGTAGAGGTTGGCCAGGGTCTGCGCCTCGATGCCCTGGGCGGCGTCCACCAGCAGGACCGTGCCCTCGCAGGCGGCGAGCGAACGCGACACCTCGTAGGTGAAGTCGACGTGCCCGGGGGTGTCGATCATGTTCAGGATGTGCGTCCGACCCTCGCCCGGCCCCTCGGTGGGGGCCCAGGGCAGCCGGACCGCCTGGGACTTGATCGTGATGCCGCGCTCACGCTCGATGTCCATCCGGTCGAGATACTGGGCACGCATCTGCCGCTGGTCGACCACACCGGTCAGCTGGAGCATCCGGTCGGCGAGCGTGGACTTGCCGTGGTCGATGTGCGCGATGATGCAGAAGTTGCGGATCAGAGCCGGGTCGGTACGGCTCGGCTCGGGCACGTTGGTAGGAGTCGCGGGCACGCAGGGTTCTCGTCTCGGGCGGTGTTCGGAACGGGTACGTAGGCTCCATCGTCCCATGGCCGCGGGGCTGCGGCCGGTTTGGGCGGTGTGGGGGGCGGCTGATACCGTGGACAGCTGTGTCTCGTGTGCCCTCTCAGCTCCGAGGCGCATCCTCAAGAAACATCGAACCTGTAAAGGCTCTTTCGTGGCGAACATCAAGTCCCAGATCAAGCGGAACAAGACCAACGAGAAGGCGCGCCTGCGCAACAAGGCCGTCAAGTCGTCGCTCAAGACCGCGATCCGCAAGGCCCGTGAGGCTGTCGCCGCCGGCGACCTCGAGAAGGCCACCGTTGCCGCTCGTGCCGCTTCGCGTCAGCTCGACAAGGCTGTCTCGAAGGGTGTCATCCACAAGAACTCCGCCGCCAACAAGAAGTCGGCGCTGGCCTCCAAGGTTGCCACCCTCCAGGGCTGAGCTCTGATGTGACCGGCCGCACGGGACCCAGCGGACCCTCTCTCCCGCTCCCGGACGGCCACCCCGGCCGCGTACGCGAGACGCGTTCGCCACGCGTGTACGGGCCACCCCAAGCGTGACACCACAGGCCCCGTCCCCCTCCTTCCCCAGGAGGGTGACGGGGCCTGTGGTGTATCCGCGGATGTCCGTACGGGCCCGGGGCCCTGGCCAGACCCCGCGAGCCGGGGTCTGGAGGTGCCGGGGCCCGGAGGTCAGGAGCGGCGCATACGGGCGGCGCGGGCGATGGCGACCACGGCCTTCTCCAGGGCGTACTCGGGATCGTCGCCGCCGCCCTTCACCCCCGCGTCGGCCTCCGCGACCGCGCGCAGGGCGACGGAGACGCCGTCCGGGGTCCAGCCGCGCATCTGCTGGCGGACCCGGTCG contains the following coding sequences:
- a CDS encoding enoyl-[acyl-carrier-protein] reductase (2-Nitropropane dioxygenase (NPD), one of the nitroalkane oxidizing enzyme families, catalyzes oxidative denitrification of nitroalkanes to their corresponding carbonyl compounds and nitrites. NDP isa member of the NAD(P)H-dependent flavin oxidoreductase...; cd04730;~Enoyl-[acyl-carrier-protein] reductase [Streptomyces venezuelae ATCC10712];~FMN binding site [chemical binding];~Nitronate monooxygenase; pfam03060;~identified by MetaGeneAnnotator; putative;~putative catalytic residue [active];~substrate binding site [chemical binding]) gives rise to the protein MSTALNDLSRYPIVQAPMAGGGSCPDLVGAVCGAGALGFLAGGYKTAGGLYQEIKQVRGQTARPFGVNLFMPPVDQPADPAAVEVYRHQLAGEAGWYGTELGDPEQGRDDAYDAKLAILLDDPVPVVSFTFGCPDRDVLDAFARAGTYTIVTVTSAEEARTAERAGAAAVCVQGTEAGGHQGTHRDDPADGPSAGSGSGLLPLVTEVREQVRLPIVAAGGIMRGRQIAAVLAAGADAAQLGTAFLVCPESGAHPLHKRALTDPDLTGLFTRTELTRAFSGRPARGLVNRFMREHGPYAPAAYPEVHHLTAPLRRAAATAGDPQGMALWAGQGHRLARELPAGRLVEVLAEELHTALYGTTSPVSPRSTS
- a CDS encoding chaperone protein dnaJ (C-terminal substrate binding domain of DnaJ and HSP40; cd10747;~DnaJ domain or J-domain. DnaJ/Hsp40 (heat shock protein 40) proteins are highly conserved and play crucial roles in protein translation, folding, unfolding, translocation, and degradation. They act primarily by stimulating the ATPase activity of Hsp70s; cd06257;~HSP70 interaction site [polypeptide binding];~Zinc finger domain of DnaJ and HSP40; cd10719;~Zn binding sites [ion binding];~chaperone protein DnaJ; Provisional;~chaperone protein dnaJ [Streptomyces clavuligerus ATCC27064];~dimer interface [polypeptide binding];~identified by MetaGeneAnnotator; putative), which codes for MATDYYAVLGVRRDASQDEIKKAFRRLARELHPDVNPDPKTQERFKEINAAYEVLSDPQKKQVYDLGGDPLSASGGGGGAGGFGAGGFGNFSDIMDAFFGTASQRGPRSRTRRGQDAMIRLEITLDEATFGTTKDIQVDTAVVCTTCSGEGAAPGTSAQTCDMCRGRGEVSQVTRSFLGQVMTSRPCPQCQGFGTVVPTPCPECAGDGRVRSRRTLTVKIPAGVDNGTRIQLAGEGEVGPGGGPAGDLYVEIHELPHEVFQRRGDDLHCTVTIPMTAGALGTKVPLTTLDGVEDIDIRPGTQSGQSIPLHGRGVTHLRGNGRGDLIVHVEVQTPTKLDAEQERLLRELSKLRGEERPTGQFQPGQQGLFSRLKDAFNGR
- a CDS encoding heat-inducible transcriptional repressor hrcA (Helix-turn-helix domains; cl00088;~heat-inducible transcription repressor; Provisional; PRK00082;~heat-inducible transcriptional repressor HrcA [Amycolatopsis mediterranei U32];~identified by MetaGeneAnnotator; putative) — its product is MLSERRLEVLRAIVQDYVGTEEPVGSKALTERHKLGVSPATVRNDMAVLEDEGYIAQPHTSAGRIPTDKGYRLFVDRLAGVKPLSTPERRAIHSFLDSAVDLDDVVARTVRLLAQLTRQVAVVQYPSLTRSTVRHVELLSLAPARLMLVLITDTGRVEQRVVDLPAPFGETPLADLRARLNSQVVGRRFADVPQLVQDLPESFEDVEDRGTVSTVLATLLETLVEQREERLMIGGTANLTRFGHDFPLTIRPVLEALEEQVVLLKLLGEAKESGMTVRIGHENVHEGLTSTSVVSVGYGSGGEAVAKLGVVGPTRMDYPGTMGAVRAVARYVGQILAES
- a CDS encoding metallo-beta-lactamase (Metallo-beta-lactamase superfamily; cl00446;~identified by MetaGeneAnnotator; putative;~metallo-beta-lactamase [Streptomyces pristinaespiralis ATCC25486]), whose protein sequence is MDMDWESCGWERLGEGVGRRRLPGWDATVGLVTGRNGVLLYDTGSTLAEGAELRARVTSLTGGRSVTHVALGHPHFDHVFGTAAFPEAEVHGAAGLAELLRREADDLRSDAVRHGVDPEAATAAATSLIAPGHEVSGELTLDLGGRPVVLANVGPGHTRHDLAVLVPGTPPVLFCGDLVEESGEPQAGPDAVPTEWPAAMDRLLALGGEDALYVPGHGAVVDAGFVRRQREELARRASVS
- a CDS encoding hypothetical protein (DUF3097 domain containing protein [Streptomyces fulvissimus DSM40593];~Protein of unknown function (DUF3097); pfam11296;~UniProt-pubmed:11572948; UniProt-pubmed:20581206; UniProt-pubmed:20624727; UniProt-pubmed:21463507; UniProt-pubmed:18375553;~identified by MetaGeneAnnotator; putative), which produces MRSYNPDLTPPWKRSAPVPEVPADRDLVVEEVGTGFCGAVIRCEAGTVTLEDRFGKHRVFPMEPRGFLIDGRPVTLVRPAGPAPARPTRTASGSVAVPGARARVARAGRIYVEGRHDAELVERVWGDDLRIEGVVVEYLEGVDDLPSIVADFAPAPDARLGVLVDHLVPGSKESRIAAQVSSLDVLVVGHPYIDVWEAVKPSSVGIPAWPTVPRGQDWKTGVCHALNWPPNTGAAWQHILSRVHSYKDLEPALLGRVEELIDFVTAP
- a CDS encoding oxygen-independent coproporphyrinogen III oxidase (FeS/SAM binding site;~Radical SAM superfamily. Enzymes ofthis family generate radicals by combining a 4Fe-4S cluster and S-adenosylmethionine (SAM) in close proximity. They are characterized by aconserved CxxxCxxC motif, which coordinates the conserved iron-sulfur cluster; cd01335;~coproporphyrinogen III oxidase; Validated;~identified by MetaGeneAnnotator; putative;~oxygen-independent coproporphyrinogen III oxidase [Amycolatopsis mediterranei U32]), encoding MPEDGALPAHALDGAGERPLGFYLHVPYCATRCGYCDFNTYTASELRGAGGVLASRENYAGQVTEEIRLARKTLGDDPRPVRTVFVGGGTPTLLPAADLVRMLAAIRDEFGLADDAEVTTEANPESVDPAYLAELRAGGFNRISFGMQSARQHVLKILDRSHTPGRPEACVAEARAAGFDHVNLDLIYGTPGETDDDWRASLDAAIGAGPDHISAYALIVEEGTQLARRIRRGEIPMTDDDVHADRYLIADDVLAQAGYQWYEVSNWATTDAGRCLHNELYWRGADWWGAGPGAHSHVGGVRWWNVKHPGAYAAALGEGRSPGAGREILTDEDRRVERVLLELRLREGVELDLLKPAGRGAAERALGDGLLEREAYEAGRAVLTLRGRLLADAVVRDLVD